A stretch of the Solanum dulcamara chromosome 6, daSolDulc1.2, whole genome shotgun sequence genome encodes the following:
- the LOC129892107 gene encoding mitogen-activated protein kinase kinase kinase 18-like produces MNWTRGHIIGHGSSAAVSAAKSRFSGEVFAVKSVELSKSQLLQKEQKILSQLRSPYIVSYKGYDVTEEKDKLMFNLMMEYMQEGTLSDEIRKQSGWINEPLMGYYTKQILLGLEYLHSRGIAHCDIKGQNILLGKTGAKIGDFGCSRWIDPTERDGGRAASSTEPIGGTPMFMAPEVARGEEQGCPADIWGLGCTIIEMATGGSPWTNVSTAASLLYRIAFSGESPEIPNFLSLESRDFLSKCLRRDPKERWTAKQLLKHPFLEEKSNLNSSVNQDSPTSILDQDIWNSVEESESMDSTILQTVSSPLQRVRELGSNSEELNWRWNDDERWITVRRITSE; encoded by the coding sequence ATGAATTGGACTAGAGGGCACATAATAGGTCACGGCTCCTCCGCTGCCGTCTCCGCCGCCAAATCACGTTTCTCAGGTGAAGTTTTTGCTGTCAAGTCAGTGGAGCTATCCAAGTCACAGTTGTTGCAAAAGGAGCAGAAAATTCTGTCCCAATTGAGGTCCCCTTATATAGTTAGCTACAAGGGGTATGATGTTACAGAAGAGAAGGACAAACTCATGTTTAATCTTATGATGGAGTACATGCAGGAGGGTACACTTTCCGATGAAATTCGGAAACAGAGTGGTTGGATCAACGAGCCGTTGATGGGTTATTATACCAAGCAAATTCTTCTAGGACTAGAGTACCTTCATTCAAGGGGCATAGCACACTGTGACATCAAGGGGCAGAACATTTTGTTAGGGAAAACCGGTGCCAAAATTGGCGACTTTGGTTGTTCCAGGTGGATTGATCCGACGGAGAGGGACGGTGGTAGGGCGGCTTCTTCCACCGAGCCAATTGGAGGAACGCCGATGTTCATGGCACCAGAGGTGGCGCGTGGGGAAGAACAGGGGTGTCCTGCAGATATTTGGGGATTGGGATGTACAATTATTGAAATGGCCACTGGTGGATCGCCATGGACAAATGTGTCCACCGCAGCTTCATTACTCTACCGAATTGCATTTTCTGGGGAATCCCCTGAAATTCCAAATTTCCTCTCTTTAGAATCAAGGGATTTCTTGAGCAAATGCTTGAGAAGAGATCCAAAAGAAAGATGGACAGCTAAACAGCTCCTCAAGCATCCATTTCTTGAGGAAAAATCCAATTTGAATTCATCGGTAAATCAAGATTCCCCAACCAGCATTCTTGATCAAGACATTTGGAATTCCGTGGAAGAATCAGAAAGCATGGATTCTACAATATTACAAACAGTTAGCTCTCCACTGCAAAGGGTAAGAGAATTGGGTTCGAATTCAGAAGAATTGAATTGGAGATGGAACGATGATGAGAGATGGATCACAGTTAGAAGAATCACCAGTGAATAA
- the LOC129892679 gene encoding mitogen-activated protein kinase kinase kinase 18-like: MNSLPNEPKTEHFLKTSRWIDPAERDGGAKPIGGTLMLMAPEVARGEVQGCAADIWGLGCTIIEMATGRSPWTNVTNAASLLYRIAFSGQSPEIPKFLSLPARKRWTAKELLKHSFLEESNLNSMSANQDFMTSSPTSILDQDIWNESEIVDSTIFQTVSSPLQRIRQLGLNSGELKWRWNDDERWITVRSNCS, encoded by the exons ATGAACTCTCTG CCCAACGAACCAAAAACAGAACACTTTCTAAAAACTTCCAGGTGGATTGATCCGGCGGAGAGGGACGGTGGCGCAAAGCCAATTGGCGGCACGCTGATGCTCATGGCACCGGAGGTGGCGCGTGGGGAAGTACAGGGGTGTGCAGCTGATATTTGGGGATTGGGATGTACAATTATTGAAATGGCCACCGGTAGATCACCATGGACTAATGTGACAAACGCAGCTTCATTGCTTTACAGAATTGCATTTTCTGGGCAATCCCCAGAAATTCCAAAATTTCTATCCTTACCAGCAAGAAAAAGATGGACAGCTAAAGAGCTCCTCAAACATTCATTTCTAGAAGAATCTAATTTGAATTCTATGTCagcaaatcaagattttatgacGAGCTCTCCAACAAGCATTCTTGATCAAGACATATGGAATGAATCAGAAATTGTGGATTCTACAATATTCCAAACAGTTAGCTCTCCACTGCAAAGAATAAGACAATTGGGTTTGAATTCAGGAGAATTGAAGTGGAGATGGAATGATGATGAGAGGTGGATCACAGTTAGAAGCAACTGTAGTTAA